The nucleotide window gCATTATTTGTAAAACTGATTCAGTAGGAAGAAATTAATACTCAGTTTATAAAAGtattcatgttttcctttaggCATTTCTTCTAGTGCATTCAAAATTATCCAATttacaaataattcattttaagttaaCGTCCAGCATATAAAATGGTTGTGTTGAAACACTgtcttcagaattttatttttaaaagatactatttTAGTATAAATTCACATTTATAGCTGAACGCTTTTGTGAAAGATattagtctttaaaatattttacaggctGGCCTtgttggttcatgcctgttatcctagcactttgggaggccaaggcaggtggatcacttgagcccaggagttcaagaccagcttgagcaacatagtgaaacctcatttctacaaaaaatacaaaaattaccagatgtggtggcacacagctgcagtccctactcaggaggctgaggtgggaggattgcttgaacccaggagatagaggctgcagtgagccatgatttcaccatgcactccagcccgtgccagagtgagaccctgtttcaaaaaaaaaaaaaaaagtttgacagTTCCAAAACATATTCATGTTAGTTAGAGTCCACTAAGTTGctataaatacaacaaaaaattcaGTGGCACAAAGTATCAGTTGCCTCATGTAAAAGTCCAAGATTAGCAGGTGCAGATTAGAAGAGCAAAACTGACTCAGGGAGTGGTAGAAGGTGAGCAAGGATCCAAGGCATGAGTCACAATCCATGCCTCTTACAACCCCTCACATCTGTCAAATAGAACCCTTGGCGGGATGGGCCCTTGTTCTAGGCCAGTGCGTGAAATCTTGTTTCTATTATATTGGTGGTTCTACATGACTTTATATTTGAAAAGTTACATTTTAGAAGTGgatattttgtatgtttggttACTCATCTAACTGTAGGAAAGcactattaaaaatacttttatttcattaaaattatctgCTTATGTTTTGGTTTCCTCCACTAAACTGTAAGCGCCTCTGAGTAGGAAACAATACATTCCTCACTATATTCCAGCACTCAGCTCAGTGCACGgggttttaaaagtaaatttctaCCAGAAGTATAGATTCTTAGATCCAGAttgtgaggaggggaggagagaggtaTAGGCGAGGCGGGGTCGGAAGCGGGGGCAGGGTCATCTGTTtgaacagatcacctgaggggTAGGTGTTCACTGAAGCATTTGGAGCAGAACTTGCTTTGGGGTTGTTGACAGTTTTCTTTTCACTAGGAAGTGTTTGTCAGTTAAAGGCAAAAACCAGGAAGTTAAAAGTGGATGCAGAGGCGAGCACAGATGGGACTAGGGGGCACTCTGTTTTCAGAGAAAGTAGTTGAGAGTCCTGGCAACAGCAGCTGAAATATAAAGAAGTTGTAGGATTAACTTTTTCGCCCAAAGCAGCTTCAGCCCACGTTTCATTCCCATCAAGGGAGGGAGAATGGGTGCCGCTGAGTGGGCGGGGGAGTAGTCTCTGAAAGGAGGTGGAGCGCTACAGCCCCTCCCCGTTGGCTCTCGCTGTTTGTATACTGTTGGTTTATACTGATTTGACAACAGCCGGCTGTTGAGTCGCCTCCTGATCGCAGCTGAAGGGTCTGTTGAGGGCTTCGGGAAAGGCGGTGAGATCCAGTACAGCAGCAGAGCACTCCCGGCTCTGGGTTTCGCAGGCGCAGGGCTCCCCCGTGCCAGCAGAGGGATTTCCTCTAGTGAAGAGGACCGTCGAATCTGTCCTCCTCAAGGCAGCTCTTGTACACAATTTATTCGAATGCCATGGCCAAGGTCTTCCTTGAAAAATGTAGACCGATGtgtgctttttgtcttttgtcaTCCTTTCTTTAGGATAGGCGACATTGACCCACAGGTGAAGATCTCTGGAGATcatgacaaagaaaagaattgcTGTGATTGGGGGAGGAGTGAGCGGGCTCTCTTCCATCAAGTGCTGCGTAGAAGAAGGCCTGGAACCTGTCTGCTTTGAAAGGACTGATGACATCGGAGGGCTCTGGAGGTTCCAGGTACATACATCTCCTAGTCCCTTAATACTTGAAACCCTCCCTGCAACTAGGTGCATACTACAGTTTATCTTAACAGTGTCAGGTGGccggcccggtggctcacgcctgtaatcctagcactttgggaggccgagacgggcggatcacgaggtcaggagatccagaccatcctggctaacacgtgaaaccccatctctactaaaaaataccaaaaaaattagccgggcgtagtggcgggcgcctgtagtcccagctactcgagaggctgaggcaagagaatggggtgaacccgggaggcggagcttgcagtgagccaagattgcactccagcctgggtgacagagcgagactccgtctcgagaaaaaaataaaataaaaaagacagttaAACTTATTATATTCCAAAGAATACCAGCCATCTTTATTGATCTCCAAACTGACATGCGTTGGGTTTGCtgagtttgcttttatttttattttttcactttttgaaggataatttttattatttttatttacagaaaattcaGCAGTGTACATTTAACCCAGTTTAGTGGCAACTTCTTTCACCTTTCCCTTTTCCAGCTTGGTGATTCAAGCGACAGATTTAGGACCCAGGACATTGCCTCCCCAGTGGCAGCGAATCTCATCATATCTGTCCATGTAATTGGTTCTGAAAACTGCCACCAACTTAGCCACATCTCCTTTGTCTTCCTAGTGACCCTGTGTGAAGGCAACGTCGTGCAGGTCTTCCCGTGGACTAGACATCTCAATCTTAACTTCTCCCTGACAATGCAGTAAGGGACCCCCATTTTGGGACACAGGGCAGGCAGGAAGACAACCAGCTCTATGGGATCCGCATCGTGTGCCATCACCACCAGCTGAGTCTTCTTGTTCTCCACCAAGGTGGTGATTGTGTTAACCCCTGCTGGAGAGACGGGTGGTGTCTCTATGGGATATCCCCTTTGCCAGCAGCTTTCTTCACAGTCCAGGACAGTAGTCTCTACTTCTTCTCTCGTTTTGTCTCTGGTCTGTGTTTGTGGGCCCCCATAAGCAGTCAGTAGCTGTTTGGCAGTGCAAGACCTGGGTGAACTGGTTAATGGCAGGAAGTGCTTTCAGCAGCTTATAGAAGGATAGCTCTTTGCTGCTGCAAACTGATACAGGGGGGCCATTTGACAAACAGAGTGAGGTCCCTTTGGGGCTGGATGTCCTGTCCAATGCCAAAATTCTTAGGCTTTTTCTCAAACGGAGGATTTGCAACATTTTTGGCTTCCTGCTTCTTCACGATAGCAGGGGTGGGGGCCGCCTTCTTTCCCTTAGCCTTCTTTCCTATTGGCATCGTGGGTGGCTAGAGGAGAACAGGTTTGCTTTTAAGCTAGCTTTCTGAACAGTGAATAGTATTGAGGTGCCCTAgataagttttacattttatatttcataaaaactAACACAGTGTTGGCCAGCTACATAAAAGTGGCTTTATAGCATTTCTTAGTTGAACAGAAATACAATCCTCTTGCACCCTGACTCTGTTTTGGGGACCAATTTTATGTGACAATGGTCCTTATTCAGATCTGGAGTGGATCCCCTTGGCTGACCTGCATACCTATATCATCATCAGTCTTGGACATGGGCAAAAAGCCCGTTGTTTTTAGTAAACAGCAGAAAATTCTGCTCTTAAAATCTGGCCACAATATGGTATGGAGGTTAAGAACGCAGTCTTAAACTCAAACGTTATTTCTGTCACCTactagcagtgtgaccttgggcacatcaTTAAGCCTCTCTgtacctctgtttcttcatctttaagaaGTGGATAATGATAGTATCCACTTAATAGAGTTATTGTCAGGAGTAAATGAATGGATCATTATGCCAATCACTTACAACAGTACCAGGAACATAGTGCTACATGTTGGTTATTATTCAGTATGCCTAGGATGGGACTCACACATGTGGTGTCTTTACTAAGCATCTTAGCCAGGTTTGGCAGTTACTGAAAAGGCATGAAATCAATTAAGGATGGGAGAAGGTTGGGAGGGCATCCATCACCCTGTCTGATTATCaagtttctggtttttatctccAATGTGGTTAAAAATTATTATCTGCTAAAGACTTAATGTGGAGGTTTTTCTTCTGATTATCCACTTGGCAAAATTTTAACACTTTATAAACTGcttccttgaaaataaataagctgTGTTTCATCATAATGCTCTGACCTCTGTTACGACAGACCACACCTGTGGTTCACCATTATATTTCTAGAGCCAAGCATGTATTCTACTGTCTCcgttttttaaagctccccagatgattccaatgtgcagACCAGGTTAAGAATACCAGTTCAAAGAGAGTTTCTATTTCATGGGATTTTGAGAATCTGGCAGGAACAGTAGCCCCAAACTGTCCTCATTCCtcccatttaaatttttcttctttcttctgtccttaTTACTTCTTCCAATCCCATCAGTTCCAATTACCCCAACTTCCatcccctgctctctctctcttttttttttcttttttagacagagtctcaatctgttacccaggctggagtacagtggcgtcatctcagctcactgcaacctctgcctcctgggttcaagcgattctcatgcctcagcctctcaagtagctggaattatacaCATActaccacgccttgctaattcttgtatttttagtaaacacggggtttcatcatgttggccaggctattctcgaactcctgacctcaagtgatctactcaccaaagtgtggggattacaggcatgagccaccatgcctggcctctcttttCTTACACAGACTTCCTGATCAAATAAATGTGTGAGCCTTGTGCCTAGGTAGGAAATATAATCAGTGTATAGAATGTGTAGAGGGAAGATTTATTCATCAATGGTAGAAAATTGTAAAATCCAGGAGCAgaagcttctttttcttctactcaCTAACCCAATACTGCTCTGTGCTCACTCTTTTGTAAAGCAGTGGATTGGCACAGTGATAAAACTTACGTAAGGTCCAGTCGGGTGGTTCGAAGGACTTGAAGGATTTTGTTGACACAGGATAACACTTTGTTGTGGTTAGTGATTTGAAAAAGAGTTGAAGTATAGGAGTACCTCAAAGAGGTGAGatctgtcattcatttcactcgCTGATCCCAACAGACCTGCTGTGGAAAGCATGGCTCTACTCTTTGTAAACTTTGAACTTTTGGAATACAGGTACAGGCTTGCATTTATCAGTACctcataaagtattttattacagAGGGACTTTATAAATAtctcttgaatgaataaatgaaataaaattcagaagttAGGAACGTGCCTCCCCTGTTCTCCTTACAAACAAACATCTTAATTCCAAAATGACCCTGCCATTCATTAatttaccttaatttaaaaaagatatactTGTGTACAAACATGTTTAAACAAActtaattttagaacagttttagactTACAAAATTTATTAGGAAGATAGCACAGAGAATTATAGTACACCTCATGTCCAGTTACCCCATTATTAACATCTATTAGTATGATACATTTGTAAATAATTAATGAACccatattgatacattattattaactgaattCCATAATTTATTCAGATTTACTTAGTTTTTCCtagtgtcctttttctgttccaggatcccaccCAGGATACCGTATTACATTTAATAGTCATATCTCCTTAGGCTCTTTTTGACTATGAAATTTcttagactttccttgtttttgatgccCTTGATAGTTTTGATGATTACTTACTGGTCAGATATGTTGTAGAATATCCCTCAGTTGggatttatctgatttttttctcatggttAAACTGCAgttatgaattttggggaggaaTATTATAAAGGTAAAGTGCCATTCTCCTAACCTCCCATCAAGGGTACATACTATCAACATTATAcccactgttttttttctttttttttgaaacttaaaaCTCATTTTATGTTATTGTAAGAAATTAGCATTCAATATATgccaaaatatatcttttttgaaGTGTAAGTTTGtttcacttttctatttttcGTTTTCCAACTTTTATCTTAGGTTCAGGAGCTACATATGAAAGTTTGTTACAAGGATAAATTGTATGGGGCTGGGATAactgctagccatatgcagaagattgacaCTAGATCCCTTCCTTTTGCCATATGtgaaaatcaactcaacatggattaaaaagttaaatgtaaaacctcaaaatataaaaaccctAGATAATATCACtattgatgttaaccttgatGTCCTGGCTTGCAACAGTGTTTATTAGTTTTTGCCACTGTAAAGTTGCTCCTTGTTTTTCCCTTGCCATACTGTGTTCTTTGGAACAAAGCCACTATACACAGCCTACAACTAAGGACAAAGTCTTCTATTCTAGGCCTTCAGtctttccatatgaactttagaatccATGTGTTAACTTGGATTCTAAAATAGCTTGCTGGGAtgttgattgggattgcattgtaTCTGTAGGTCAAGTtggaaagaactgacatcttaacaatatttaatCTTCCAGTCTACGAAtcggaatatctctccatttatttaaatcgTAGACTTTCTTCATCTGTGTTTTATATCTGTGTTTTGTAATTCATGCTTATAAATCCtatactttttttatatttacacCTACTATGTAATTTCGGGGGCATTATTATAgatggagtttttaaaatttcaaattccagttGTTCATTCTGGtatataaaaaagcaaatggccaggcacagtggttcatgcctgtaatcccagcactttgggatgccaaggcaggtgaatcacgaggtcaggagatagagaccagcctggccaacatagtgaaaccccatctctactaaaaatgcaaaaattagccgggcatggtgtcatgcgcctgtagtcccagctactcaggaggctgaggcaggagaattgcttgcatccAGGGGGCGgggattgtggtgagccaagatttcgccactgcactccagcctaggcaatagagcgagactctgtctcaaaaacaaagcaactaacttttgtatgttAACCATGTATCCTGCAACCCCTCTGTACTCACTTGTTGGCTCtaggagttttttttctttctttctttctctctttctttctttttttcttttttttttttttttttttttaattctttgggattttctatatgAACAATCGATCATCTAAATAAAAGTTATCTTTATTCCTTTAATCAGTATATCCgctacttttctttcttatcttattAATGTACTACttcagaacttctttttttttttttttttttgagccgggtCTTGctctatgcccaggctggagtgcagtgggctgatctcggctcctgcaaaaTTCGCCCCAGTTCTGCGCCATTCTCACCGCCTCAGCCgccggtggctgggactacagaaacccaccacctcgcccggctaattttcttgcattttttttagtagaggcggggtttctgcGTGTTAGTGGGATGGTCTAAGTCTCCTGACCTTAGTGATCATGGGTACCGTGCTCTGAGGTGCTTTTAGGATTACGGAAGCATTGCAGTGACCAGGGCTTCCTGAGTACAATGTTTCTGCAGGGTGGTGAGAGGGTCTTGCAGCGTTCACCGGATGTGGGAGGGTGATACGGTTTTATGGGTGTGATTTGGTGTTTGTGGATGAACGACATCGGGTTGGGGGACATATCCATTCCTAGTTTACTGAagtttatcatgaatgggtgttgtacaaacaacattttaacaaaaataaaagaaaaagaaatcctactGCCTTAATAAATCAACTGGTTTTctctattttcacattttttctatttaaaataaataaagtatactcAAAAGAGACATGTCTAACAGGGAGAGATTatacaattataattatatacCCACAGGTAGACATAATATTACATATTTGGTGAATagaatgtaaatttaattttacaattaCTTTTTTACTTCAAGTTATATCATAGGCCGTTTTTAACGTTCCTGCACAGACTTCAAAATCATAGTTTTTGGTGTCCCCAAATTCACTTTCCGTAATTCATTAACTAATTCATTTCAAAGCATTTATTGCACGTCCAGTACACACCAGGTCCATGATAATAGAGATTTAAAGAAGGATATGGCTACTCTCGGGTTTCTCACAGTCATGGAAACAAATGCTTGATAATATAATGTGTTTAAGTTATCTTTATAGAAATATGAACAGAGAGTTTTGGGAGCTTGGAGGATGAATAGGGGAATCTAATTCCCTGGAGAAATTAGAAAAGTCTTCTtgaaggaagtgacatttgataTAACTCTTGAAGGACAGGACATTTTTCAGGTGAAGAAATAGTAATATGTACAGAGGTTTGAAAGTTGCGCAAGAGCTTAGAGTGTTTCAGGAACAATTTAATGACTTAGAAATTTGAGATTAAATAAGGACAACACTGGATGAAGATTAAAAGATAAACCGGGCTAGATTGTGAAATGTGCTAAATTTCAAAATAAGgaattttgttttccagatggAATCAAGAGAAACTATTAAGCAGTGGAGTGGCAGGATCTACTTCGTATTTATCAGGATACCCATAGAGTGGTGTGGAAGATAAATTCTGCAggttgaggctgggcgcggtggctcacgcctgtaatcccagcactttaggaggctgaggcaggtggatcacgaggtcaggagatagagaccaacctggctaacctggtgaaaccccgtctctactaaaaataaaaaaaaaaaaatagccaggtgtagtggcgcacgcctgtagtcccggctactgggaaggctgaggcaggaaaattgcttgaaccgaggaggcagaggttgcagggagctgagatcgtgctactgcactccagcctggcaacagagcgagactccgtctcaaagaaaaacttaaaaaaattctgcatGTTGAGATACTGTAACTTACTAAACCATTCATCTATTTTGGGAACATTTAACATTGTTACTAATTAATTGctatttaaattatacaaaaatatgtCTTTCTGCATTTGGCTTtatattattttgcaatttttcttaGGACAAAATTTTGGGAGATACATGTGTCTTATTGAACTCTTTTTGACATAAATGTTGATGTATATTATTAGTTTTGTTATGCATTTTGCGAAACTTACATCTTATTCTGTATATCCCTTTCTCAATACAATTTGATATGCAtccattaaacatttattgagtgctatgTATCATTGTGGATGCTGGGGGAAAAACCATGAGTACAATTCAAGGGGCTTACAATCTAGTTGGGGAGATAAGGAATACACTACAAAACATTACGGAGGTCTTTGAATCCTAAGCTGAGAAATAGGAACTTTATTCTACAGGAAATGGGGCAAcatctaaaattttaattaggGCAGAGATATGGTCCAGCCACACCTTAGAGAGAATACTTTGGCTGAAATAGGTAGGATAGGTTAGAAGAAGAGGCTTCAAAGGAGACTTGTGAAAATGTTATTAGCAGTTAAAGAAATGAGATTCTGGATTATGGGTCAGAGAAATGGGAATGATCAATTTAGGATTCCTAGACTGAATAATTATGcaataaaaatgggagaaaatcaaTCCTAAAGGAGGACAAAGCCAACAAACACTCTCCTTTGTGGCTATTTAATGTTTCATAATACTCAATATTTCAATATCTGTTCATTTCTAGAATAAAAAGGGAGGAGGATATGCAAATTGATTAAGGTGATTTTCCATAgtcaaaacaatttttgaaaatctaaaaatctgaaaactcCTCATTTGTGAAATCTCTGTGACAGAATAATAGGCTGGGtagattgcatcattgcattaCTTTATGTGATCACCACAACAATGCTATAAGGTAGTTAAcaggaagttgtttttttttttttttttcttgagatggagttttcctcctgttgcccgggctggagtgcaatgacgcgatctcagcttacagcaacctccgcctcctgggttcaagcaattctcctgcctcagccacctgagtagctgggattacaggcatgtgccaccacgcccagctaattttgtatttttagtagagacggggtttctccatgttggtcaggctggtcttgaactcccgacctcaggtgattcgcccacctcggcctcccaaagtgctgggattacaggcatgagccaccacacccagcctcaataGGAAGTTTTTGAGGATGCAAAGAAGTTTGTTGTAGGGGAAAGAACACTGAATTGGGGATTAATGTCATCTAATGCAGTGCATCTCAGTTTGCATACACATCTGAATCACGTGAAGATTTTGCTAAGatgcaggttctgattcagtaggtctgaggtggggcctgagagtctgcatttctaacaccATCTCTCAAGTGAAGCCCCTGCTGCTAGTCTATAGGCCACACTTTGGTAGTAAGgatctagagcagtggttctcaaatttcagttgttttgttGGGCATTtagcttgtttcatttttatattatgaataatgctggtaTTAACATCCTTTAACATAAAGCTTCCTCAGCAatgctgaatatttttttaaaaggctaggTAAATTGCAAGGAGTTTCATATACATTTTGACACTGCTCTCCAGAAAACAGTGGAGATGTTATACTGTTTCCAGTACATGGAAACTGTTACACTCTCTCCTGTATATGTTCCCATTTTGCCTCACTGTTACTCATTTAAAAGACTATTACTCAGTGTTAGTAACACTGTCTTCACATGTTAAGAACTTCAGCTGGGATAGAATAGAATAGGTAGAATTTCTGGGGACTGACCACATATCTTCTGTCCCATTCTCTTCATGTGGTGAGGCTGGACTTCCTCATGGTATGGTGGTCTCATGGTAGTTGGATTTCTCATATGGCTGCTAGCTTCTACCAGTGCGAGCTTTCTGAGACCCAGGCAGAATCTGCAAGGCTACTTATGACTTGGTCTTAGAAGTCATTCAGTGTCATTTCAACTGTATGCTGTTGGTCAAAAGCAAGTCATAAAGATAACTGAGATTCAAAGGGAAGGGACTAGATAAGGGCACAAATACTGgaaggtaggggtgtgtgtgtgtgtgtgtgtgtgtgtgtgtgactgacaCTTCCTTCAGAAAACTTTTTCAGATGTTTATTGACTATTTATAAAACATGAAGATGATTCTCAAGTTGctatgaatattttctatttattgcaGGAAAATCCTGAAGAAGGAAGAGCCAGTATTTACAAATCAGTGATCATCAATACTTCTAAAGAGATGATGTGCTTCAGTGACTATCCAATCCCAGATCATTATCCTAACTTCATGCATAACGCCCAGGTCCTGGAGTATTTCAGGATGTATGCCAAAGAATTTGACCTTCTAAAGTATATTCGATTTAAGGTAGAAAATTGTGTGGATATCTTTGTGTTTGATGTTGTTTGCTAAGTAAATGAATAATGTGATTTCAATTACCAATGTTTACTTCTAAAGATTGGCTTGATTTGCACATATATTTATCCTACCCAGCGAAAAACTCCATTCTTTGCCCTCCTTGCTCCTCAAAAATATTCAAGGGATGGTCTCGCTTTCATATATTTGGCTGCAGATACAGGAAGTCCCCTGGCAGAGTGTTTTCATCACCTTCATTTCACATTATTTGCACATAACTGCAATAAACAGATGAAGGGAATTGCTTTCCCCATTACAGAAGGGAACTGATAGGTATGGGAACTTTAAAACTTTCTGGTTCCACAGTCCTTTACTGCTTTGCCCTTTTGTACTTTCTGAAGTACTTTCCAATACATTTGTTTACATAAACATCATAAAACCCAGTGAAGTATAGTTGTTGGATAGTTAACTTTGGTGTAGAGGGAAGAACATGGAATTGCAGAACAAAAACCTGAATTCTGGTGCTTGCCCTACGACTAACTAACTTAGATGTTAGACAAGCAATTTCCTCAATTTCAATTTTTCGAAATTTTCTTGTTCGTAAAACAAGATAATTGTACTAGATCACTTCCGTGGTTCCTTCCTGCTCTAAAGTATTCTAGGACTTTTCTATAATTTCTGATCATGACCAtaaaagaacagatatttctgacaGCTGGCAAAAAGCCCAAAGCTTCTGCCTTCTGATCATCCTGCTAACTCATGCCTTTTTCTGCTTAAcgacaataagaaaatgaaaacatctagTGAACTTCTAAAGTAAGTCATTTACATTCCATTAATGCTTCTCTTCATTTGTTTAAACAATACTTATTGAACAAGTTTGTTATCATACTAAGCATTGAATatgcaaagacagaaaagaaaaatcagtaactTTATAGTCTACTTAAGGggtaacaaatgaagaaaaattttattataaatataattaataaaaataaagagttacG belongs to Papio anubis isolate 15944 unplaced genomic scaffold, Panubis1.0 scaffold401, whole genome shotgun sequence and includes:
- the LOC116273154 gene encoding dimethylaniline monooxygenase [N-oxide-forming] 5-like → MTKKRIAVIGGGVSGLSSIKCCVEEGLEPVCFERTDDIGGLWRFQENPEEGRASIYKSVIINTSKEMMCFSDYPIPDHYPNFMHNAQVLEYFRMYAKEFDLLKYIRFKVENCVDIFVFDVVC